One Intestinimonas butyriciproducens genomic window, TAGGAGGAGTACCGCAAAATGAATAAAGCTGAACTGATCAATGCCGCGGCTGAGAAGGCCGGCCTATCCAAGAAGGACACGGAGAGCGCGGTCAATGCCGCTATCGAGGCAATTGTGGAATGTCTGGCCAACGATGACAAGGTGCAGCTGGTAGGGTTCGGCGCTTTTGAGGTGAAGAAGCGCGCCGAGCGCATCGGTCGTAATCCCAAGACCAAGGAGAGCATCAAGATCCCGGCCTCCAAGGTGCCTGTCTTTAAGCCTGGTAAGGCCCTGAAGGACGCCGTCGCGAAATAAGAAGCGCGGAGGCGCGCGGAGCAGCGCGGATGGACCGGAGCGAGGGCGAGCGGCGGGCCGCAAGGCGGCCCAAAGACCAGCCCGAGACGGAGGGAAGCCGCGCGTCGCGCAGCCGCCGCAGCGTGACAGCCCAAAGCACGGAGGGCACGCCCCAAGGGGCCCACGCGAAGCGGAGCTTCTTCCGGCGAGGGTACACTTGTGAATACGGCGGCTCCGGGGAGACCCGGGGCCGCTTTTGCATCCCGAGGGGGCGGTATGCCCGGCGGGAAAACTGATTCCGAGGTGATAAGCATGCGTTTGGACAAATGGCTCAAGGTATCCCGCCTCATCAAGCGGCGGACCGTGGCCAACGAGGCCTGCGACGGGCAGAGGGTGTCTGCCAACGGGCGGACGGTGAAGGCCTCTTACGATGTGAAGGTGGGGGACGTGCTGGAGTTCCGTTTCGGCGAGCGGGTGACCCGGGTGGAGGTCCTCTCGGTGGGCGAACACGTGGGGAAGGGCGAGGCCGCCGCCATGTACAAGGAGCTGTGAGGATATGACGAACTGGCTGGTCAAGACCTTTATCCGGGACGCGGGAAATGGGGAGGACCCCGCCGTCCGGCAGCGGTATGGGCTCCTCTCCGGAATCGTGGGCATCCTCCTCAATCTGTGCCTCTCGGCGGGGAAATTCCTGGCCGGCGTCCTCACCGGGAGCATCGCCGTCACGGCAGACGCCTTCAACAACCTCTCCGACGCAGGCTCCTCGGTGGTGACCCTGGCCGGCTTCCATATGGCGGCGAAAAAGGCCGACGACGATCACCCCTTTGGCCACGGGCGCATCGAGTACCTCTCCGGCCTTGTGGTGGCGGTGGCCATTCTGCTGGTGGGGCTGGAGCTGGTCAAGTCGTCCCTGGAGAAGATCCTGGCCCCCGAGGCGGTCTCCTTTTCCTGGCTGTCGGTGGGCATCCTTCTGGCCTCCATCCTGGTGAAGCTGTGGATGGCGGCCTTCAACAGGGACCTGAGCCGCCGCATCGGCTCCGCCGCTATGGCGGCCACGGCGACAGATTCCCTCTCCGACGTGGTTGCCACCTCCGCCGTGCTGCTGGGCACCCTGGTGGGCCGCTTCTCCGGGCTGCGGATCGACGGCTGGGTGGGGATTCTGGTGGCTGCGTTTATCCTCAGGGCGGGCTGGGGCGCGGCCAAGGACACCCTGGATCCCCTGCTGGGACAGAGCCCCGATCCCTCCCTGGTCCAGGGCGTCCAGGAGACCGTGCTCAGCCACCCGGAGATCACCGGTATCCATGACCTGGTGATCCACGACTACGGACCGGGGCGGTCCATGATGTCCCTACACGCCGAGGTGCCCATGGACGCGGATGTGCTGGAGGTGCACGACATCATCGACAATGTGGAGCGGGAGCTCAAGGAAAAATTCCACACCGAGGCGGTCATACATATGGACCCCATCGCCACCCACGATCCCGCGGTCAACGCCATGCGGGGCCGGGTGGCGGGACTGGTGCGGGAGATCGATCCGGCCATGACCATACACGATTTCCGGATGACCGCCGGTCCCGACCATCAGAACCTGATCTTCGACACGGTGGTGCCCTATCAGTGCGCCCTCACCGACGAGGAGGTGAAGGCGGCCATCGCCCAAAAGGCCGGGGAGCTGGAGGGCGGACCTTACTTTACCGTGGTGTCCATCGACCGGGCCTACGCCGAGAGCCCGGAGCCCTGAGCGGGTGGGCCCCGGGCCGCCGGGACGGAGAGCATTTACAAAAAATTCACCCACGGGGGTGAAAATTGGGTATAATGGTGGAGAATGGGGCGAGGCGTGTCCCCGCCCGCCGATGAGAATGAGAAAAGGCTGGTGATCCTATGCCGCGCAAGGTCCTGATCGTCGAGGACGACGGCAATATCGCGGAACTGCTACACCTCTATCTGGAGAAAGAGGGCTTTGAGACCCAGGTGGCCCCCGACGGCGGCAAGGGTGTGGAGCTCTTCCGCGCCTTCCGCCCCGACCTGGTTCTGCTGGACATCATGCTGCCCGTCATGGACGGCTGGTCCGTACTCAAGAAGATCCGGGAGTCCGACAAGACTCCCGTCATCATGCTCACCGCCAAGGGTGAGACCACGGACAAGGTCCAGGGCCTGGAGGGCGGGGCCGACGACTACATTGTTAAACCCTTCGAGATGAAGGAGGTCCTGGCCCGCATCCACGCCGTCCTCCGGCGCTACGGCGCAGAGGAGGGAAGCGAGGAGAAAAAGCTCAGCTTTGACAAGCTGGTGATCAATCTGGACTCCTACGAGCTGCTGGTAGACGGGCGGCGGGTGGATACGCCCCCCAAGGAGCTGGAGCTGCTCTACCACCTGGCCTCTTCCCCCAACCGGGTCTTTACCCGGAACCAGCTCCTGGACGAGGTGTGGGGCTTTGACTACTTCGGCGACTCCCGCACCGTGGATGTGCACATCAAGCGCCTGCGGGAAAAGCTGGAGGGTGTCTCGGAGCAGTGGAGCCTCAAAACCGTGTGGGGCGTGGGGTACAAATTTGAGGTCATCGAGCCCCAGTAACAGCCGGGGCGGGAAAGGGGGACTTTCCTCTGAAAAGTCTCTATAAGCGGCAGTTTGCCATCATGGCGGGCGTGATCCTGGTGTCTTTCGCGCTGCTGGGCGCGGCCTTTATCACCCTCTCCTACCGCTACACCGTCAGCGAACGCCAGAATTCCCTGCGGCACAACGCCGACTACATCGCCGGGGTAGCCGGAGAGGCCATCACCAGCAGCGAGGAGCTGGGCGGCTTTTCCATGAAGGCCGCCCTCTTCCGGCCCACGGTGGAGGCTGTGGCGGAGGTGACGGACGCCTCCGTTCTCTTCACCATGCAGGACGGACAGATCATCTATGCCGGGGACAGCACCGGGGAGCAGAGCGGCATGGTGGGACAATACATCCCCAGCGGCGTGGTGCAGACCATCTACACCACCGGAACCTTCGGAGCCATGAGCGATCTGGAGGGGATCTTTCCCGAAAAACGGTACGTGGCGGGGGCCCCTGTGCTGCTGCCCATCCAAGGCGGCCAGCAGGTGGTGGCTCTGGTCTTTGTCTCCGCCGAGGCCGGCAGCATCACCGAGATGTGGCGGGCCTTCGCCAACATCTTCCTCTTTACCGCCGTTGTGGTCATGCTGGTGGCCTTTATCACCAGCTCCGTCACCTCCCTCCGGATGACCCGGCCCCTCAAGGATATGGCGGAGGCCGTGCGGAAGTTCGGGCACGGGGAGTATGAGACCCGGGTAAGCTGCGGCGGCCGCTGCGACGAGGTGGGGGAGCTGGCCGAGGCCTTCAACGCCATGGCGGACAACATCGCCCAATCCGAGGCCCGGAGAAGTGAATTCGTGGCCAACATTTCCCATGAGCTCAAGACTCCCATGACCACAATCTCCGGCTTTGCCGAGGGCATCCTGGACGGCACCATTCCCCCCGACCGGGAGCGGGAGTATCTGAAGGTCATCTCCTCAGAGACCAAGCGCCTGTCCCGGCTGGTGCGGAAAATGCTGGACCTCTCCCGGCTCCAGTCCGCCGAGTATGTCACGCCCCAGGAGCAGTTCGACGTCTCTGAGGTTATGCTCCGGGTGCTGGTGAGCCTGGAGACCAAGATCAACGACAAGCATCTGGATGTGGACACCCAGCTTCCGGATGATCCGGTCCAGGTCTGGGGCGATCCGGACGCCATCACCCAGGTGTGCTATAATCTGCTGGACAACGCCATCAAGTTCTCCTATGAGGAGAGCACCCTGGGCATCACAGTGACCACCCGGGCGGGCAAGGCCTATGTCTCGGTCCGCAACCACGGGGACACCATCCCGCCCGACGAGCTCCCCCTGGTCTTTGACCGCTTCCACAAGACGGACCGCTCAAGAAGCGTGGACCGGGAGGGCGTGGGCCTGGGGCTCTATATTGTCAAGACTGTCCTCAACAACCACCACGAAAACATCACCGTGACCAGTGCGGACGGGGTGACGGAGTTCACCTTCACGCTGACGTTGGCGTAGGGGGCCGGCGGGCAGGATGTTTTCGCGACCCTGCGGAGCAGGGATGCGGCGCAAGCCGCCACAAGCGGTTTGGCCGAAGGCCAAAGCCTTGCCGCAGGGGCAATTGATTTGCCCCGAGGAAGAAAAAAGGGGCCCCTGCCCGGCGTGAAGCCGGGTGGGGCAAACATCACCGTGACCAGTGCGGACGGGGTGACGGAGTTCACCTTCACGCTGACGCTGGCGTAGGGGGCCGGCGGGCCCCCGCCCCGGAGCGGGCATTTTGGAAGGAGGAGAATCCATGCATCCGTATTATTTTGATCCTCCCCCGGAGGAGAACACCGGAGAAGGCTCCCCAGCGGTCCGGCCCGCACCGCAGGAGCCGCCCGGCCGGCGGGAAGGGGAGCAGCAGCCCGCCGCCCATGCAGGACCGGCGGTGCGACCGACCCGCCGAAAGTCCGAGCGGGGCGCGGCGTTGGTCCTGGCCGCCCTGACCCTGGTGCTGGGAGGGACGGCGGTGCTGCTGGCCCTGCGGGCACAGCCGCTGGTGGACGCGGGAGCGTTCTATCCCTCCGGAGGCGGGCAGGCCTCCGTCACTCCCTCCCTCTCCTTTCAGGCGGAACTGGAGCGGGCGCCCACCGGGGACGGCACCGTGCTCTCCCTGGAGGCCAAGCCGGAGGGAGAGGGGATGCGCCTCCAGGACATCTATCGGAAGGTCATCCCCTCCATCGTATCCATCCAGGCCACGGTGGCGAAGGGCACGCTCCAGGGCGTGAGCCAGGGCACCGGCATCCTGATGAGCGGGGACGGCTACCTCATCACCAACGCCCACGTCATCGACGGGGCCTTTCGGGTGGACGTCTCCCTGGAGGACGGACGCGGGTTCCAGGCAAAGCTGGTGGGAAGCGACAGCACCACCGATCTGGCCGTGCTGAAGATCGAGGCCGAGGGGCTCACCCCCGCCGCCTTCGGGGACTCCGAGGACATGGTGGTGGGGGACGCGGTGGTGGCCATCGGCAACCCCATGGGAGAGGAGCTGCGGGGCACCATGACCGACGGCATCCTCTCCGCCATCAACCGGGACATGGAGGTGGACGGTAACCCAATGACCCTCCTCCAGACCACCGCCGCGCTTAATACCGGCAATTCCGGGGGGGCTCTGGTCAACGACCGGGGGCAGGTCATCGGGATCACCAACATGAAGCTGGTCTCCACCGACGCCGACAGCAATACCCTGGAGGGGCTGGGCTTCGCCATCCCCACCGCCACGGTGAAGCCGGTGGTGGACTCCCTCATCCAGAGCGGCCACGTCACCGGACGGCCCACCCTGGGCGTCACGGTGCGGGGGCTCTACCCCTCTGAGAAGGAGGCCAGGGGAGTGGCCTGCGGCCTGCTGGTGGATGCCGTCCAGGCTGGCTCGGACGCCGCGGACAAGGTGCAGGCGGGGGATATCCTCCTCACCGCCAACGGCACCGAGCTGAACACCACCGACGATCTGCTGGCCGTCCGGGACGCCCTGGACGTGGGCGAGAGCATCCTCTTCCAGGCGGACCGGGAGGGAGCCTGCCTGGAGTACTCCGTCCGGCTGGTGGAGCAGTATGAACTCAACCAATGAAAGGAGCCGGTACGGCCATGCTGGACTATCCGTTCGACACCCAACTGCTCATCGAGGGGGAAGACCTCTCGGAAGACGACATCCACGACTACATTCAGGCCCACATCCCGGGGGACTGCCTGCTGGCGGTGGGGGATGAGTCGCTGGTCAAGATCCACTTCCACACCAACGTCCCCTGGGCGGTGCTGGAGTACTGTGCTTCCCTGGGGGAGATCCACGACATTGTAGTGGAGAACATGGAGCGGCAGTCCAACGGCCTCTCCGGCTGACCTGGGGACGGGAGTGGAGGCAGGGCGGAAAGGCCCTGCCGGCGCTCTGCGGCGGCTGTGGCCGTGCTGCTGGGCGGGTACGGCCTGTACACGGGGCATGCCCGCCGTTTTTTCTATGGACTGCTGTCCCTTTTCCCTGGGGGAGCCGCAGAGCGGTGTCTCCTGACGATCTGCCTGGCGGACCTGGGCTTTCTGGGGCTGCACCTCCTGATCCCCGCGGCCGCATGGGCTGCTGGCGCGAATGGACGGGCCATGAAACAACCGGGCCCCCGCCGAAGAGCGGGGACCCGGCCGCAGTCTGCACGCGGTATGACCGTGAAAAAAGGTCCGGGCACAGCTTATTTTATAGGGAGAGAGGCAGTATGAAAAGACAGATCGCATGCCTGGGCCTGGCACTGAGCCTTTGGACCGGGCTGGCGTCACCGGCCCTGGCCGCCGGCTTTGCCGATGTGCCTGAGGGCCACTGGGCCCGCGACAGCGTGGCCTACGTCACGGAGAAGGGGCTGTTTCAGGGCGCGGGTGGGGATCGTTTTATCCCGGATGCCGTCATGACCCGGTCCATGCTGGCAGAGGTGCTCTACCGCTACGCGGGGGCCCCTGCCGTCACCGGCTCCGGGACTTATTCCGACGTACCTGATGGGGCCTATTACAGGGACGCGGTGACCTGGGCCTATCAGAGCGGGCTGTATCCGGACAGCGGAGCGGCGACCGGAGGGGAGCTCAAGCCCGATGAGGCCGTTCAGAGGGGGGAGTTTGCGGTCATGCTCTACCGCTTTGCCCTGCTGACGGGGGACAGCCCGGCGGCGGAGGAGGCCCCGGCAGGACCCTTTTCCGATATGGAAGGGGTGGACGGGGAGGTCCGGCTGGCGGTGCTGGGCTGGGCCTGTCCCAACGGCATCCTGACAGGTACCGGGGAGACCACCATGGACCCGGAGGGCGGTGTGACCCGGGCGGAGGCCGCGGTCATGCTGGCACGGTACGACCAGACCTTCCGGTGGACGGGCCGGGAGAAGGCGGAGGCGCCCGACGGGCTGGAGGCGGCGCGGCAGGAGCTTGTGGCCCTGACCAATGGGCTCCGCCAGGAGGCCGGCGAGGCCCCACTGGAGACGGACGAGACCCTGATGGCGGCCGCCCAGATCCGGGCCGAGGAGTGCGCGGCCATGGACGATCTGGACAACTACAACCATGTGCGCCCCGACGGAGGACCGTTTTACACCGTCTTGGGAGACCGGCTTACCGGATACGCCTCCGAAAACCTGGCCATGGTCTCCGCCCTCTCCGCCCGAGAGGCGGTGACGGTCTGGGAAAATTCCAGCGGGCACTATCAGAATATGGTCAACCCGGAGATTACCCGTATCGGAGTGGGGGTAGCCCGCTCGGACAGCGGACTGTACTATTACTGCCAGATCTTTACGGACGGCTGACGCAGACCTGGAGGAATGTGCAGGGGCGTGTCGGCCATTTTCAAACAGGCCCTAAGAGAGGGTGAGGTCCCCCTCCTTGATCCAGCCGATCCTGCGGAAGAAGAGACCGAAGGCCCAGCAGAGCACGGCGGGGAGGACAAAGGAGATGAGGATCAGGCCCAGCCAGTCAAAGGGGGTGATGGCGGCCTTGACGCCGGTGGCTACATCATTCACCCAGCCGCTGTAGACTCCGATCTGCCCCACCAGTCCGCAGGTCCCCATGCCGGAGGCCACGCCGCTGGCGGGGTCGTTCATCTCCAGGCGGAACACGCAGGTGGCGATGGGGCCGGTGACGGCGGAGGTAAGGATGGCGGGAAGCCAGATGCGGGGATTCCGAACGATGTTGGGCATTTGGAGCATGGAGGTGCCGATGCCTTGGCTCACCAGGCCACCCCAGCGGTTCTCCCGGAAGGAGAGCACGGCGAAGCCCACCATGTTGGCGCAGCAGCCGGCCACGGCGGCGCCCCCGGCCAGCCCAGTGAGGTTGAACGCGGCGCAGATGGCCGCGGAGGAGATGGGGAGGGTCAGGGCGACGCCCACCAGCACGGATACCACGATGCCCATCCAGAAGGGCTGGAGCACGGTGGCGTCCTGAATGAGCTGACCGAAGGCGGAGGCCGCGGCCCCGATGGCCGGGGCCCACCAGGCCGAGAGGGCCACGCCCACGCAGATGGTGACCAGGGGCGTCACCAGAATGTCCACCTTGGTCTCCTTGGAGACGGCCTTGCCGACCTCTGCGGCCAAAATGGCGATGACCAGCACGGCCAGCGGCCCCCCCGCGCCGCCCAGACCATTGGCGGCGGAGCCCACGGCGATAAGGGAGAACAATACCAGAGGCGGCGCCTGAAGGGCGTACCCGATGGCGGCGGCCATGGCCGGACCGGACATGGCCGAGGCGTAGCCGCCGATGTCCACCAAAAAGGGGAGGCCAAGCTGCTGGCCCAGGGTCTTGATGATGGTGCCGATGAGCAGGGAGCAGAAAAGCCCCTGGGCCATGGCGCCCAGCGCGTCAATGCCGTAGCGTTTGGCGGAGATTACGATATTCTTGCGGGCGAGGAAAGACTTGCATCCGTCCATGGGACCACTCCTTTAATAGATGGGATCCGGAAAAATAGGGCATTACAGGTGTCTTGACACCTGTAATGCCCTATTATAGCGTCTGTGCAGGATTTGTCAAGCGCAGGTTCCGACTGTCATGGGGTCCGGCGCCGGAGGAGAAGCACCGCCTCGCCTCGGTCCAGGCTTACTCCTTCACCAGAAATCCGGCCTCATCCAATGCCTGGCACACCCTGCGGCAGGCCGCCTCGTCGGGACAGCGGAGGCGGTGGAGGTGGACCCCTCCGGTGAGGGCGCTGAGAGGAGTGGCCTGTTCCTTCTCTACCCGGCGTATAAACTCAGCCACATCATACCGGGAGGAGAGCTGGAGCTGGCCGGAGAG contains:
- a CDS encoding sensor histidine kinase, with the translated sequence MAGVILVSFALLGAAFITLSYRYTVSERQNSLRHNADYIAGVAGEAITSSEELGGFSMKAALFRPTVEAVAEVTDASVLFTMQDGQIIYAGDSTGEQSGMVGQYIPSGVVQTIYTTGTFGAMSDLEGIFPEKRYVAGAPVLLPIQGGQQVVALVFVSAEAGSITEMWRAFANIFLFTAVVVMLVAFITSSVTSLRMTRPLKDMAEAVRKFGHGEYETRVSCGGRCDEVGELAEAFNAMADNIAQSEARRSEFVANISHELKTPMTTISGFAEGILDGTIPPDREREYLKVISSETKRLSRLVRKMLDLSRLQSAEYVTPQEQFDVSEVMLRVLVSLETKINDKHLDVDTQLPDDPVQVWGDPDAITQVCYNLLDNAIKFSYEESTLGITVTTRAGKAYVSVRNHGDTIPPDELPLVFDRFHKTDRSRSVDREGVGLGLYIVKTVLNNHHENITVTSADGVTEFTFTLTLA
- a CDS encoding PTS transporter subunit IIC produces the protein MDGCKSFLARKNIVISAKRYGIDALGAMAQGLFCSLLIGTIIKTLGQQLGLPFLVDIGGYASAMSGPAMAAAIGYALQAPPLVLFSLIAVGSAANGLGGAGGPLAVLVIAILAAEVGKAVSKETKVDILVTPLVTICVGVALSAWWAPAIGAAASAFGQLIQDATVLQPFWMGIVVSVLVGVALTLPISSAAICAAFNLTGLAGGAAVAGCCANMVGFAVLSFRENRWGGLVSQGIGTSMLQMPNIVRNPRIWLPAILTSAVTGPIATCVFRLEMNDPASGVASGMGTCGLVGQIGVYSGWVNDVATGVKAAITPFDWLGLILISFVLPAVLCWAFGLFFRRIGWIKEGDLTLS
- a CDS encoding S1C family serine protease; protein product: MHPYYFDPPPEENTGEGSPAVRPAPQEPPGRREGEQQPAAHAGPAVRPTRRKSERGAALVLAALTLVLGGTAVLLALRAQPLVDAGAFYPSGGGQASVTPSLSFQAELERAPTGDGTVLSLEAKPEGEGMRLQDIYRKVIPSIVSIQATVAKGTLQGVSQGTGILMSGDGYLITNAHVIDGAFRVDVSLEDGRGFQAKLVGSDSTTDLAVLKIEAEGLTPAAFGDSEDMVVGDAVVAIGNPMGEELRGTMTDGILSAINRDMEVDGNPMTLLQTTAALNTGNSGGALVNDRGQVIGITNMKLVSTDADSNTLEGLGFAIPTATVKPVVDSLIQSGHVTGRPTLGVTVRGLYPSEKEARGVACGLLVDAVQAGSDAADKVQAGDILLTANGTELNTTDDLLAVRDALDVGESILFQADREGACLEYSVRLVEQYELNQ
- a CDS encoding kinase to dihydroxyacetone kinase, encoding MLDYPFDTQLLIEGEDLSEDDIHDYIQAHIPGDCLLAVGDESLVKIHFHTNVPWAVLEYCASLGEIHDIVVENMERQSNGLSG
- a CDS encoding CAP domain-containing protein; the encoded protein is MKRQIACLGLALSLWTGLASPALAAGFADVPEGHWARDSVAYVTEKGLFQGAGGDRFIPDAVMTRSMLAEVLYRYAGAPAVTGSGTYSDVPDGAYYRDAVTWAYQSGLYPDSGAATGGELKPDEAVQRGEFAVMLYRFALLTGDSPAAEEAPAGPFSDMEGVDGEVRLAVLGWACPNGILTGTGETTMDPEGGVTRAEAAVMLARYDQTFRWTGREKAEAPDGLEAARQELVALTNGLRQEAGEAPLETDETLMAAAQIRAEECAAMDDLDNYNHVRPDGGPFYTVLGDRLTGYASENLAMVSALSAREAVTVWENSSGHYQNMVNPEITRIGVGVARSDSGLYYYCQIFTDG
- a CDS encoding RNA-binding S4 domain-containing protein, which codes for MRLDKWLKVSRLIKRRTVANEACDGQRVSANGRTVKASYDVKVGDVLEFRFGERVTRVEVLSVGEHVGKGEAAAMYKEL
- a CDS encoding cation diffusion facilitator family transporter, whose product is MTNWLVKTFIRDAGNGEDPAVRQRYGLLSGIVGILLNLCLSAGKFLAGVLTGSIAVTADAFNNLSDAGSSVVTLAGFHMAAKKADDDHPFGHGRIEYLSGLVVAVAILLVGLELVKSSLEKILAPEAVSFSWLSVGILLASILVKLWMAAFNRDLSRRIGSAAMAATATDSLSDVVATSAVLLGTLVGRFSGLRIDGWVGILVAAFILRAGWGAAKDTLDPLLGQSPDPSLVQGVQETVLSHPEITGIHDLVIHDYGPGRSMMSLHAEVPMDADVLEVHDIIDNVERELKEKFHTEAVIHMDPIATHDPAVNAMRGRVAGLVREIDPAMTIHDFRMTAGPDHQNLIFDTVVPYQCALTDEEVKAAIAQKAGELEGGPYFTVVSIDRAYAESPEP
- a CDS encoding response regulator transcription factor, encoding MPRKVLIVEDDGNIAELLHLYLEKEGFETQVAPDGGKGVELFRAFRPDLVLLDIMLPVMDGWSVLKKIRESDKTPVIMLTAKGETTDKVQGLEGGADDYIVKPFEMKEVLARIHAVLRRYGAEEGSEEKKLSFDKLVINLDSYELLVDGRRVDTPPKELELLYHLASSPNRVFTRNQLLDEVWGFDYFGDSRTVDVHIKRLREKLEGVSEQWSLKTVWGVGYKFEVIEPQ
- a CDS encoding HU family DNA-binding protein; this translates as MNKAELINAAAEKAGLSKKDTESAVNAAIEAIVECLANDDKVQLVGFGAFEVKKRAERIGRNPKTKESIKIPASKVPVFKPGKALKDAVAK